AGACTGGTGGGGCTGCCAGGGAAGTAAGTGCCACTGTGGGGTCATGGGAGGGAGCCCCAAGTCTGGGGGACTGGGCCAGACTTCCCAGAGCTTGCACCATCTCCTGAAGAGGGGAGAGGACTCTGAGAAAGTGTCCCGGGCTGGGGAACAGCACATGGAATAACACAGGGACAGGACTATCGGACATGCTAGGGACATGCAGAAGGACGGACTGTCAGACAGAAAGGTGTCTGATGGACGTGAAAGCGGGGGTGGAGGCTGCAAGGGCGGGGCCACAAAAGGCGGGATGCCACCTTGCCATTACTCAAAGAGATGCCAGGGCAGGGAATTGGTCCGATTGGGTCAGGTTTGCATTTTCTAAGGTTCCCTCCACTGCCATAGGTGTGGGTGGATTGAGAGttgggagggagagtgaggggaggaggcaggagagctcCAGGAGTGGCAGGCCTTCCAGGGGGAGATGGGGagtctgggctggggccagggccccagggagcaTAGCGGGAGCCTCCCAAGAATCAGGTGGGTGCATTTTGTTACAAGCGCAGAGATGCTCTGCCCCTTGGAGCCTGTCCCTGGCCATCACCATTCCCTTCTAATTGTGATTTTCAAATGAATACACCAGTCCACGTGGCCATCAGCAGCTCAGGAAAGCAGTGGAGGCTCCgtgtcctcctctgtaaagtgggagaGATGCTGTCATCCTGCCCACCTTGGAAGTGGCCACCTCCGGCTCCTCTCCACTCATTCTTTCCACAAGCACATACTATGtgtcagtccctgccctcaagggctTACTCTCTGGTGGGGGACAGCACTATACAGCTATGCAAGAGCATGGGGAGTAGAgtgaggaagcagggagacccATATTCCAGGTAAGTGGTTGATGAagcctggggccagggtggggtgggaggagccagGTGCCGGGGGGAAGGGGCTAGATCCTGGACAGCAAAGGCTGAAGAGCTGTGATTTCTTGCAATTCATAGTGATGAGTTGGTAGCTCAGGCCCAGCCATAGGTAGGGTGAGGAAGCAGCCTGGTGCAAGAGGCTACAGGGAACCCCTGTTCGAGGACCCCTCGCCAGGATGCTCCAGGATGTACACCTTGCAGGGCAGGCGGGCAGCCCCTTGATCCAAGGGAGCACGCCCAATGGAcagtgaggggtggaggggcagcgCGGCTGTGCCTGCGTGTGTGCGTGCATCCTTACCTTCTTCCAGAGCAGCAGAGCCGTGCCCAGGATGCTCAGGACACTCAGCAGGCCGATGAAGCAAAAAAGCAGAACATTCCGGGGGGCCCTTGAGGGTTCTCGGTAGCCTGTGTCTaggaggagggcaggaaaggaaaggagttgTGACACCTCACCTTGCCACCCCCAGGTCCCCCAATCCCTAGTTTCTTTTCCCCAGAACTCCCCTTGGCCCCCCAAGAACCCCCAGACTCCCACCTCTCCTGAGGTGAGCATTCTCACACTTGCTCTGGCTGAGGCCCTTCCTGTGTTTGCCGCCTGGTCCTCACTCAGGCAAGGCCCACCTCCTTGGCTTCCTGAGTGCCCTGCCCCAGTGAGCGGGCTCCACTGAGAGCTGCCTCtgggaccctgggcaagtcatttcacccCCTGGGGCCTCCTCTTCTCCACACATGAAATAGTGGTCTTGTGAGCAGGTAGGGTGCGGCTGCTGGGGATGCTTTGCTCTGGGCCTGGCAGGTGCCTGGCCTGCACACAGGGGGGACTCGGTGTGTGACCACGAGCCAGGCACGTCAGTGTCTGTTATTCGTCCAGCACACCCTGTTACCAGGCTCCAGCCCCATGTGCAGGAAGGCCTCATTCACCCCCCATACCTGCCTTTGACAGGCAGGGTGTTGCCATGAAGACCAGGCCCAAGGCCATATCCTGGCAAGCTACAGGACTGGGGTCCACGCCCAGGACTTGGGTCTCCGAAGCCCCGGCCCCTCCCAGCGGGAGTCAGAGAGGCAGGTCAGAGAATCACGGCTTCGGAGATGggctgttcttaattttttggtgTCATTGCTCCTTTGAGAATGTGATGAAATCTAGGGACCTGTCCCCAGAAAGGTATACACCAGCCAAGTGCTCACTCACAGGCCCAGTTCCACACTTGCTCAACACCCGTCTTATGCTGAAGGGACACAGAGACAAGTGGTATCTCTTAGGTCACCTGCTAGAGGTGGCCAGAAAAGATCCACACTCTTTCCACGAAATGGCAGATGCTCTGGCACACCTGCGCGGCCCAGGCTCTCCCAGGACCCTCTGTTCTGATTTGCCAAAGCCGAAAGGTGAGGCAGACACCCCCCACTTTAGATCCTGTGCCCCAAACTCTGTTGCACGGGCCTCTAGGCCCTCTGCCCTGGAAGAGCCACGGCAGCCTCACCTCTGACCAGGATGAAGGTGCCATTGCCTTTCATGTGGAACTTTGGCCAGCGGACTAAGCAGTAGTAGGTGCCGGTGGCCGATGCGTCATGCACCTGGAAGGAGACCCTGCACCGCTTGGTAAGGGTCTGGTTCTCTGTGCCCGCGCTGGGGTGGCAGCTggtcttcctctccctgctctgctggCCCTGGCGGTCCACATAAAGGTAGCTGACACTGAAGTCTTTGAATTTTGGGGTGTACAGGTAGGTGATACTGCAGTTGAAGGAAACAGACGTGTTGGCCAGAGTGACCACAATGGGGGGGCCAGTGTGGGTCACCGACTGCCCTCCtgcagaagaaggaaaaggagacagtgcTCACTCTCCAGGAGGCTTCAGTCCCGCCTGCTTTCCCAGGGGGGCTGCAGCTGTCCCCCACTTCTCGTGCACACGCAGTATGCAGGAGTTGGGCCCGGTGCTTTGCACACATGGCTCGCCATCTCCCAACCCACCCAAGGCAAAGTGTGTAAGAGCTCTGTTTCACGGAGAAGAGGAGCCTGCCAGTCAGGGAGGGCAGGCTGCTGGCTTTCAACCTCTCAGGTCCGCCCGGGGCTAGAGGACTCCAGACCCCACACTCCTACCAGCCTCCTTTCCAAAGGCCAAGAAGCCTCACTGGATAACAGCAAAGGCCTGAGATGACTCGAAGCTGGTGAGGATGAAAGtaaagaggaaggaggcaggcaaGTGGCAGAAAGAAGCACTTTCCAGCAGTAGACtcttggagggagggaggcctgcccagggctgccccagcCTGAAGAAGGAGGAGAGCCAGGCATCGGAAGACAGAAAGCTTTGCCTGCATCTGAGCTCGGAGAAGAACTTGTCAGATTTTTATAGGATATAACAGTTAGCAATGGCTCCAAGAGCAGTTCCCTGACAACACAGAGGTGTTCCACACATGGCCGTTTAGCCTTGACCATGATGTCAAGTGACGGTCACCAAGGCAGTTTCGTGGgagctgcctcctcccacccccacccaccacccctctTCACCAGAGGCCCCAAGGAAGATAGTTTGAAAGCCCCCAGAGCAGCAGCCTGCCTGGCCAGGCCTGCggccctcctgcccctctgcagCCTCCTGAGATGCTGGTCAGCTTCTGGGCTGGGTCAGCAGACAGAAACCCCCACAGCCAGACCTCAGCTGCACAAGCCCCCTCAGTCTTGGCGGGCCTCATCCCCCCAGCACCCTCCCTCTCCAGCAGCCAAACAGCAGACAGTTCTAAATTGAGGTCGGCAGCGAGCAGCCAAGAACATGCTGGCCAGGTTGTTAATCGGGAGAAGATCGTGCTTTTGAGACActaggagggagcagggagattTATTTTGTGGGGGGAAAGCTAGGCGTGGGCCTCCTGCCTGTGGTGCGGGGCTGGCGCCAGGCCAGGCTGGCCCCTGCTCAGGTCTCTGCAGCTCAGCCCTGAACAGAATCCcaaggggagggaaggcaggcccTCTGGAAGactggggacagggacagagacgGCCCTCCACACCAGTTCGTCCCTCGAAGCTCTGACTACGCTGATATTTTGACTTTCTTATTGGACAACTAGAaagacaccccctcccccaaagaacTGCAGTCACTGACGGTTCCAGGAATCGACTGGCACGCCTGCATGTCACAGCAGGTCGGCCGCGTCCTATGTTGGCACGGGGCTCCCCTCTGGCGGGTGGGGCAGGCCGGGATGTCACAGCGCACTTTCTGCCCCTGGGCTGTGCTGCTGGGTGGCGGTTGCTGTTGTTTCACTGCAAGGGCATATCCGTCTGTGGTAAACAAGGAGCAGTGACTCAGGGCTCAGGTTTGTCTGAGATGTAGCAGGGCAGTGGGGTCCTGGGGGGACCGTGAAGGACAAGCGGCGGGAGGATGAAACGGACACTGCTCGCCCTGCCCAGCTGCCATCCATCCTGCACAGACGGCGTGCTCCCTCCTGCTGTCGGCGCTGCTGCAGACCCCACCTCCTCACGGGGACAGCTCCTACGGAGTCCCCGGACCCGGCTGGGGAATCActgccaacttttttttttaaatcctcatttgagcacttttttcccattgcttttagagaaagaggaagggggggggggagagagagagaaacattgattggttaccttcTCGTAtgcaccctaaccagggatcaaacccgcaacctaggcaagtgccctgacggggaattgatcCCACAACTTTtaggtgtatgggatgacactgcaACCGAGCCGCTCGGGCCAGGGCATTGCCAGCTTTCAGCCACGTCTTCCCATCTGGTTCTCGCAGTGACCCTGTGAGGCAGCCAGTGCAGACAGCAGGCTAGTGTCTCCTCTGGGTGTTGGGAGGTTGGAGCTGAACCCACGTCACCAGGAAGGTGGCCATGCCAAGCCTGGTCAgggcctccccacctgccccggagcctccagctcctcctctccGAGTATCTGAGAGGCCACTTCAGGCCTGGGGAGGCTGCACACGCTGTCAGCACTATGTGGCCACCTTGGTACTTGCCCCGGCAGGAAGACATTCATCCACGTGTCTTAAAAAGTTCTCCGCGTTTGAGGCATCCTTCTAGAGAATGATGGAATCTGCGAGTGCAATTAAGCCGATCTTTACAATTCTGGGGGACGCCATAAAAATAGATGACTACTGTTCTGTAATCTTCTGGGATTCGTTATTTCAAGGTCAGAGGATTGGAATCGTGAAATGCAAGGCCCTGGCTCAGGTCTGCCAGAGAGAGGGGAACCCAGGTCTCAGATGAGACTGCTGTGGGTCGATGACAGCAGCCAATCTGGGGACAGCAGGCCAAAcacaagggagggaggggctgcggCTGGGGCCTGGTGAATGTAGCTAATTGCCTCTACTGCCCCTTCTTTTTATTCAGTGCCAGCACCCCAGACCCGGACCccagctgcccagcccccaccccctctcctggaCCTGTGCCTCCACGAGGCCCCTTCTGGGGTGCAGGCTGCTCCAGCTGGCTGCAGAGCAGCCCCCAGTTACAGCTCAGTGCTACAGAGAGGTCCATGGCCGTTTGCAGCTACCACATGTGTGCCTCCAACAAACATTCGAGGGTACTGGTGAGGTCCCAAGCCCCGTCTCAGGCCAGGAGGGGCTCCCTGTCCTGACAGCAACCCCAGTCtaacaggaaggcagagggagcctggggtgggagggctggtggggaggtgggggagggcgtGCTGCTGTCCTGGGGTCTGGAGGTCATTAGTGAACTGAAAGCAGGAACACTTGCATACAGTAAGCTAGAAATGGCCCgaggacagaggggaaagaaaatgcATAGAAAACATACTTTGGCTGAGTGCCACATGCCCTGTGTCAACTCAACACCGTGACATCCCATGAGGCAATGACTGCAACCTTattttgcagagaaaaaaaaacaaaaaccaaaacccaggGCATCTTAGAGGCCCAAAGCTACAGTGTTtctaagtggtagagctgggacttgaacccaggttgTCTGCGCTGAGGAAGAAAATCCGGCATCGGGCCAGGCAGTGGAGTCAGAAACCCTGCCAACTGTGacctggcacagggctgggggtgtTCGTGGTGGCACCAAGCACGGTGGACACTGGATGCTAAAGAGAGGGGTTTGTCAGATCGCAGCAGAAGTAACACGTTGGTGCAGTCACAGGCCAGCGAGTGGCCGCAGGGCAGGGAGTGTGAatggaaagggggttgggggagagttgcagggcaccctgcctgcccctctgggcCTGCTTCTCACCACAGGCCCAGGGGGCTTCAGGGAGACCCCACAGAGCCTGAGGTGTGTCCCCTGAGGGCCACTGGGGTGGCACAGTGAGTGGGGCTACCTTGCGCCCAGTGACTGCTGCATTGCGACTGATCACTTGTTCAGACGAAGGGAATGTGTCCCCATGGGACAAGCTGGGCCAGTGCACAGTGAACCGGCCTCGGGGTCCTTCAGGGCTCTGCTTCCAGGCTGCCAAGGGGGGCCCTGGCCCAGGGTGGTGGGCTGGGGGAAATGGATTCCTGGGCTGAGGATTAGGGAAGCCACAGGAGCCACATTGGCACGCCCCAGTGGGGCCACTGAGTGGCACAAAGGTGCACGAGGGAGCCCACTCCCAGCCCTGCATGCGAGGGGCCACCTGTCTGCAGCACCTGCCTGGCaggctccctctgcccctgcgcactctctcccacccctttGGGGTGAATCAACTTCTGGACGGGAGAAGTGGGAGCCTGTGGTGAGTGTGGGTGGTGCAGAGCACCCCTGGTGGGTGAGGTCCCTGGCGGTGGGCCAGCGAGAGACAGGACTGGAAAACAGTTGCAGCCTGATGTCTGAGAGGGCCACATCCCAGGgccaccagcccagcccagcccagccccgacTGAGAACCTGGTTGCTTGTTAGGCATCGTCgtgtgctcccctccccacctccacacaaCTGCATGAACAGATGGTTCAGGGGGGGCAGCACGGGCCGCCCCCCACGCCCCACTCTGCCTACCCCCACTTTGTATGAGATGGTGTCTCCCAGGGATGGCACGtcctcccttcctcacttctCAAAGCTCCAGGGACAGCTAGGAAGCTGGGGCCTGGCCAGAAAGGGGGACAGGGGTGCCTAGAAAAGCCCAGGCCTGGGTTTGGATCCTGGCTCTCTCACCTAAggctgtgcaaccttgggcagGTGGCTTTCCTTCTCCGAAGTTCAGCATCTGCCCTGCAACATGGGAGACCAACAACGCCAAGCTTGTAGGGTTGTCGCAGGATTCACAGGGGCCAAGAACATTCACAGGCTGCCCTAGGGCCAGCCTGCCTTCACCAGGCACAAGAAGAGGGCGAGGAAGTCACAGGAGTCCTCCCACAGACAGACCCACAGTGCAGGGCACACCCAGCAGGCGTGGCCTCCAGAGCTCTCCCCACACAGAAGCCTCCTCCACTCTTGCCCCAtcctgctgtctgtctgtctgtctccttgtTGGGAAAGACTTTGTCCATCACCAGACAGCGCCTGACTCCCCCTTTTCCGGTTCTTCTTTTGAACCTGTGACCACTTGAACTGCTGGTTGAGAGCAGACAGCTGCAGAAcacacccctctcctccccagccagaGCCTGCCCGGCTGCCCCTGGGAATCCACAAGCCATCCAGCTGACCCTGCCTGAGGAGGACATCCACCGGAGGAGACCCAGGAAGGAGTCGGAAATCAATTCACAAGGTTAAggcagcagtggaaaaaacacacAGAGCACTCAGTGTGGAGGAAAGGCACTGTTTGTGACCTTCTGGTTTCAGCCACAGTCCCACCGCCGGATGCACACAGGGTCACGCTACGTGCGCATCCTGCTTTGGGCCACTATGTAAAAACCCTGCCAGTCCCTGGTCTTGGGGATCCAGCCCATGTGTCCGGGCCCTGCATAGCCCGACTCAGCCGCCCTGGCCCTCAACTCGCGTCCCCACCGACACCAGGCCTGCCAGGCCCTTAAGCCTTTGCCTGTGTTGTTCCTGCTGTTCTGAATGTCCCGCCCCCTTCCTGTCAGGGTCCCCCTCTCAGTCTGCAGGACTCTTCCACTCCTCCCTGAGCCATTCCTGGGTGCacggctcccccaccccaccccgtccccCTCCCAGCACAGATTCTTAGGCATCCCTGTTAAGCTACGTGATGATAGGAACGAATGTCTGTGGGCACACTCCCCTTTTGCAGATGGgacaactgaggctcaggaagtaAAAGCTTTACCCAAACAGCACAGTTGTCAATGGTAGAGATGGGATTTTGAGCTGGTCCCTTTGGGTCCTTAACCCCACATGCTTAACCACTACTCtatgctataattttaaaatctcaaagcaagcaaagaaaaaaccTTCTCCAGTGAAAGAACCATACTCTTTCAAAGGGAGCTAAACATTCAGAGGCCATTTTTCTAGATTTGGGTCATCTAACACGCAGACACGTTGGGCTGCTCATAGGAGTCTGGGGACAACATTACTCAAAACTGACCCTGCAGCATTAGGGTGGCGGCCACCGTTGCCCAGCTCGAGCAGAGCCTGTGGCTCCCAGAACAGAAGCtccagggcccaggagccctccaCAGACTGGTCCTGGGCGGGGTCAGCcgcatccctccctccctgcagcaatgacagcccctccccagcccccaccccggacctGGCACTatccccatctctcccctccctccccactttcttcagctgcctgggcctccgggctgctcctctcccccacccccgatctctgggccaggccttggcccctgctccccctctgcctgcctggaACTCAACCCCTTCTACGGGGCTGAGCAACAGCCTGGTGGGAGAGCCCCGACAGCTGATCAAAGGTGTCCACTCCAACTAAGGTcgattttaaaggaaaacactttGATTCCCCAGCTACAGAAGAAAGCAGTTCCCACCGTCTTTATTTTAGGTGTGGAGTTTTGTCTTCCGATTTATCCCTGGCATCCTTCAGAGCCACACCTTTCTTTAAAGGTCCATCTGAAGGGCTGCTGGGAAGGCGCAGATGCGGCCCTGGTTTTATCGCAGAGTGCCAGCCCCTTTGCCTGAGCGCGAACGCCAGGATGCCACGGAACAACGGTGAGTCcttcaggacacacacacacacacacacacgcctcgAACACGACAGCGTGTGGCCAGGTAGCTGACGAGGGAGAAGCGTGGAGCAGGCGTTGGAAGGCAACCCTCAAACAGAGCGCGAGTATTGCGGAGCTGTTGGCGCCGATGCCCTCAGAACGCTGCCGTCTGACTGGCTGTCACATCTTTCAACGCCTGTGAGTGAGTCAGGGAGATGCACACAGGCGTGCTTGCCTTGGGGCCTTTCCACCCATCTCGCCTCCAGACTCTAGACCTTGGGGGTGCAGCGGTGATGCGGGGACACAAACCAAGTGCAGAATGTCAAATGTTTGGCCCCAGAAATGTTAAAGCTTCATGGGCgttaattggtatttttatagtAGTCACTTCCCTCTTGGCTGGGTTGGTAAGGAAAGTTTCTCAAACCTTGGAGCTCATTTGAGGGTGTGGCCTGTGGCAGCTGCAGGGACCTGCTCTACCCTCAGGCAGGGTATCAGCagcggggtggaggggaggggagggccaaGGGGGTATAGTAGGTGTTCTGCTCCTTGTCtctgaaggggggtggggggaatggagagAAGGGAATAGACCCCACCCCACCGGGTGCCTCTGGCAGTGTGCGCTCCCAGCTGAGTAACAGCAGGGAAGTGGTCGGACGAAGGGAGTTTCAGGGCTGCAGAAACCAGGGCAGGGGCCCAACCAGCTGGGAGGCGACCCCCAGACTGGGCCATTGCTTGTTTTTTAAGTGATAATTCTTCAGGTCCCCCGACCATTATTAAAGCGAAACATGCTCCCTGCAGAAACTCCAGACACCGCAGAGAAGGATCAAGGAGAACCTGGGGCTCGCCTGCCTCCCGGACATCTCATCAGGAACatgtgcccctccctccccatctcttcaCCGAGCTGGACTTTGAAGGGAGAGTAGGAGACAGCCACGTGGAGGGGGCGGGGCAAAGAGGGGGTTTAAGCACAAGAAAGCTCTTGGGTGAAACTTCTAGAAGTCTTGTAATGAGGTACCAAGTGGGAAGACCAAGAGCCTGGTGGAGTTGAAAGAAAGGGTTTGGGGGGAGGTGCAACGGAGGGCCCGGTCCTGTCCTGGAAACCTGGGAGAGCCTCTGTGGGCTTCTAAACTGGGAAGTGATATGCTCCTATTTCTTGCAGAAAGAAGACAAGAGAAATACTATAGACTCCCAGTCTTCTCAGCTGCCTGAAACCTCACATTAGTGATTCATTCTGTGGGATtccgtcccctcccccctccagcctccttttaaaatataaacgcTTCTGGCTGTCAGTACACTAACCCCTTCCAGTGGGCACCTGCACCAGATCACTTTTATCCTGACTTTTCTTAAATCTCTCAAAGATCCTGTCCCTCCCCAAAGATCCTGTGCCCTCGGGGCACAAAATCTCTCTTTGCCCTCTATCCTCCCACCCCCGCCTTCCGCCTTCTGGCTTCTCCAATTAACCAGCCCATTCTCGCCTCCTGTCCAGTCTcctccacaccccacacccccgcCTCCCACCACAGCAGGAGGTCAGCAAAGACTCAGGTCACTAAGCTGTGGCTCCTGCTGTTTCTGGCCTTGAACTTGATCCTGCAGACACCTCCCTCTTtgaccttccctccctcccccctaccAAGGCCCACaccttctctctttgcctttctctggctTTTCTTACACAGCCCAGTTCTTCAGGTTGGCTACCGatcccttggctttgtccacacCCTCACCTGCCCCAGGTGAGCCCAGACGTGCCCCCCACGCCTCTGAGCTCCTGCACGCTCAGATTCACAGGTGAACACCCTGGGTTGGGGGGTGCTGAGATGGCCTTTGGGTTTGCCAGTGGGAGAGTGGGCAGAGAAAGTAGCAGAGTTTGACCTTGACGGACTGACAGGACAGGTGGAAGTCACCAGGTGGGCCAGTGAGAGGACGCCTTCCAGGCCAAGTGGGCAGCAGGAGCCTCGGGGGCAGGCAGTTACTCAGCCTGGCTCAAAAggggggtgtgggagtggggagcagcaGCCTGTGAGGACGGGGGTCTTATCTACACAGGCTGCCCCGAGGGCCCAGCTGACGGGGTGACTCTGTCGGCAGCTGTGTGGCACGGACCCTCTGGGGAATCCCCCTTGTACATACAGGTTGTCTTCAGGGCCCCTAGCTTTTTAGGACAAGGTCCGAGAGGGGAGGAGCTGATTTGAAGGGCACGCACGTTTTAAATGTTAGTATGTGTTGCTGGGCCCTGCAGAAATGTGCCCTCGGGCCCTATGATGAGCACTGTGAGGAGCACCTTCCTTGCCCTTGGGCTTGGACTGTGCTTTCTTGGTGTCCCCTTCCCCTGGCCCTTCAGCAGCAAGCAGGGGTCTGGTCCAGAGCCTCAGAGGGGCTCTAGCTCCATCCCACCCCTCCATCACAGCCCACACAGTCCCAAGGAAGGAGGGGAGCAGATTCCTGCCAGGCCCACCACACACTATCTTGTCCCCATGGCCAAGTCCCCACCAGCCCACCCTGAGGAGTCTCAGAGGGTCCTTGACGTGCCATCCTGATGCAGCTGGCCAGAGGCCAACAGAGGAGGGTGCTACATGCCATGACAGGGAGCCTGGGACTCAGTGGTCAGGCAACTTGGCCAAAGCCTCCTCAGACCCAGCAGACTGTCCTTGCCAAGGGGCCAGCAGCTTCACCTG
This DNA window, taken from Desmodus rotundus isolate HL8 chromosome 3, HLdesRot8A.1, whole genome shotgun sequence, encodes the following:
- the NFAM1 gene encoding NFAT activation molecule 1 isoform X3 — its product is MESRPWWRWALPGPLAAPWLLGLLLCPWTLRPTGGQSVTHTGPPIVVTLANTSVSFNCSITYLYTPKFKDFSVSYLYVDRQGQQSRERKTSCHPSAGTENQTLTKRCRVSFQVHDASATGTYYCLVRWPKFHMKGNGTFILVRDTGYREPSRAPRNVLLFCFIGLLSVLSILGTALLLWKKKEMKGSHKRPARKGPSPAPAPGPPPSTATPEQPPAESLYTALRRRETEIYACMQPEASRTPSGGSLLSQENPHRLENDGEFNLVYENL